Within the Naumovozyma castellii chromosome 1, complete genome genome, the region TTTCTCCAGAGGAAATACAATTCATAGTCGAGAATGAACCTATAAAGATCTTTCCACGTATTACGACACGTCAAAGAGTCAATATGGTAAACAAAAACGCTTCACAACATTGGAAACTGATCACGACGGATGATTGGGCTCTAAACAATATGGTTGCAACCCAATCCACCACTGTGGTTCTTTGGATAGCACTTCTATTGAAGCAACAATCCAAATGTAGTATAGTAGCTCCGGAGTGGTTGACAGTCAGAGCCCTGGATAGACATATTCAAtatgaaaagaagaatacaGATAGATTTAGCGAACTGCCCTGGAATTGGCTAGTACTTGCTCggatattatttaatagGGCACCAGAAGATTTTCATGATCCAGTTCATGAGCTGAGAAGCAGAATACAAGACTTGAGGGAAATCAGACAAACAAAGGTATTAAAAGGTTTGAAgtatttgaatgaatcGCATTTGCAGTTAGACAATTTGAGTCTTTTGGAGATTAATGAGCTGAGACCGTTTATTGTGGACATCATGGATAAATTAAGAGAGATCCATAGTGCAGCAGTAGTGGCAGGAAATGAAGATGGCaacaatgaagaagatgat harbors:
- the PSF2 gene encoding DNA replication protein PSF2 (ancestral locus Anc_1.300), whose product is MSLPKHLQETFSPEEIQFIVENEPIKIFPRITTRQRVNMVNKNASQHWKLITTDDWALNNMVATQSTTVVLWIALLLKQQSKCSIVAPEWLTVRALDRHIQYEKKNTDRFSELPWNWLVLARILFNRAPEDFHDPVHELRSRIQDLREIRQTKVLKGLKYLNESHLQLDNLSLLEINELRPFIVDIMDKLREIHSAAVVAGNEDGNNEEDDFDFS